In one Salvelinus namaycush isolate Seneca unplaced genomic scaffold, SaNama_1.0 Scaffold425, whole genome shotgun sequence genomic region, the following are encoded:
- the LOC120041254 gene encoding cytochrome P450 4F3-like, with translation MAVIDAVLDRLLDGLLGLGRLLSPLCSLFVLLQLSALVVLLLLSLRVVCLLWSHAQFTRRLRCFSKPPTQNWLMGHLGEMRSTEEGLQAVDQLVRTYSHSCSWFLGPFYSLVRLFHPDYIKPLLLAPASITVKDELFYGFLRPWLGQSLLLSNGEDWSRRRRLLTPAFHFDILKNYVKIFNHSSDVMHSKWRRLVAEGESHQDMFSHISLMTLDSLLRCTFSYNSNCQESSSEYIAAIFELSTLVIERRGRILHHWDWLYWKSPEGQRFKQACSVVHRFTRTVVQERRAQLLHQGEPESHTDNTGGEEKRKRVADFIDLLLLSKDEEGHGLTDEEIKAEADTFMFGGHDTTASGISWVLYNLSQHQDYQDRCRAEVNDLLQDRKTEDLNWEDLSSLPFTTMCIKESLRLHSPVSAVTRRYTKDITVPGGRVIPQGSICLVSIYGTHHNPEIWPDPDVYNPMRFDPENSKDRSSHAFIPFSSGPRNCIGQKFAMAELRVVVALTLRRFRLTPGGVEVRRLPQLVLRAEGGLWLTLETLDTPQD, from the exons ATGGCTGTTATTGATGCAGTGCTGGATCGTCTGCTAGATGGACTCCTGGGTCTGGGtcgtctcctgtctcctctctgctccctcttTGTTCTCCTCCAGCTCTCGGCTctggttgtcctcctcctcctgtccctccgTGTCGTCTGTCTGCTGTGGAGCCATGCTCAGTTCACCAGACGTCTCCGGTGCTTCAGTAAGCCCCCCACACAAAACTGGCTAATGGGACACCTAGGAGAG atgcggAGCACGGAGGAGGGCCTGCAGGCGGTAGATCAGCTGGTAAGAACCTACAGCCACTCCTGCTCCTGGTTTCTGGGCCCCTTCTACTCCCTGGTACGACTCTTCCACCCTGACTACATCAAGCCTCTGCTGCTGGCACCAG CTTCCATCACAGTCAAAGATGAGCTGTTCTATGGGTTCCTGAGACCATGGCTGG GACAGAGTCTTCTCCTGAGTAACGGAGAGGACTGGTCTCGTCGTAGACGTCTACTCACTCCTGCATTCCACTTCGACATCCTCAAGAACTATGTGAAGATCTTCAACCACTCCTCCGACGTCATGCAT TCTAAGTGGCGCCGCCTGGTGGCCGAGGGAGAGAGCCACCAGGACATGTTCAGTCACATCAGCCTGATGACTCTGGACAGTCTGCTCAGATGTACCTTCAGCTACAACAGCAACTGCCAGGA GAGCTCCAGTGAGTACATAGCAGCCATTTTTGAGCTGAGCACCTTGGTGATCGAGCGGAGAGGACGTATCCTGCACCACTGGGACTGGCTGTACTGGAAGTCCCCAGAGGGACAGCGCTTCAAACAGGCCTGCAGTGTAGTACACAG GTTCACCAGGACTGTTGTCCAGGAGCGCAGAGCACAGCTTCTCCACCAGGGGGAGCCAGAGAGCCACACTGACAAcacaggaggggaggagaagaggaaaagagTAGCAGACTTCATTGATTTGTTACTGCTGTCAAAGGATGAGGAAGGCCATGGTCTCACAGATGAGGAGATAAAAGCAGAGGCAGACACTTTCATGTTTGGAG GTCATGACACCACGGCCAGCGGGATCAGCTGGGTTCTGTATAACCTGTCTCAGCATCAGGACTACCAGGACCGCTGTAGAGCCGAGGTCAACGACCTGCTACAAGACCGAAAGACAGAGGACTTAAACTG GGAGGACCTGAGCAGCCTCCCCTTCACCACCATGTGTATCAAAGAGTCTCTGAGACTGCACTCCCCCGTGTCTGCTGTCACCAGACGATACACTAAGGACATCACGGTGCCAGGTGGACGGGTCATACCACAgg GTAGCATCTGTCTGGTGAGCATCTATGGGACCCATCACAACCCTGAGATCTGGCCTGACCCAGAC gtCTACAACCCCATGCGCTTTGACCCTGAGAACTCAAAGGACCGTTCATCCCATGCCTTCATACCCTTCTCTTCAGGACCTAG GAACTGTATAGGTCAGAAGTTTGCCATGGCAGAGCTGCGTGTGGTGGTGGCGCTGACCTTGAGGAGGTTCCGTTTGACCCCTGGGGGGGTGGAGGTGAGGAGGCTACCCCAGCTGGTGCTCAGGGCCGAGGGGGGGCTGTGGCTGACGCTGGAGACCCTAGACACCCCCCAGGACTAA